A window of Bacteroidales bacterium contains these coding sequences:
- a CDS encoding carboxypeptidase-like regulatory domain-containing protein, whose product MKRNMIRKVLGGLSFTSALFMFQACYGTPQDVGIDILIEGQVKSAATGDPIKGIKISIADGSQYQFSDVDGKFSLYTDPFENKMMHFEDIDSIENGSFLSKDTVLTNINDYVYLNIELEEE is encoded by the coding sequence ATGAAAAGAAACATGATCCGTAAAGTATTAGGTGGATTAAGTTTCACCTCCGCACTTTTTATGTTTCAGGCATGCTACGGGACTCCACAGGATGTTGGAATTGATATACTGATTGAAGGCCAGGTGAAATCGGCGGCAACTGGAGACCCGATTAAGGGCATTAAGATCTCAATAGCTGATGGATCACAGTATCAATTTAGTGATGTCGATGGAAAGTTCTCTTTATACACAGACCCGTTTGAAAACAAAATGATGCATTTTGAAGACATCGATTCAATAGAAAATGGTTCATTTCTCAGCAAAGACACAGTTCTCACAAATATTAACGACTACGTGTATCTGAATATTGAATTGGAAGAAGAATAG
- a CDS encoding serine hydroxymethyltransferase, translated as MKRDNQVFRILAKEKKRQLHGLELIASENFVSDQVLKAMGSVMTNKYAEGYPGKRYYGGCQFVDETEQLAIDRAKELFNCEFANVQPHSGAQANMAVFLAFLKPGDKFMGLDLSHGGHLSHGSPVNSSGILYKPFAYGVSQVTGTVDYDKMEETALREMPKIIIAGASAYSRDWDYVRMRSIADKVGALLMADISHPAGLIARGLLNDPLPYCHVVTTTTHKTLRGPRGGMILMGKDFENPWGWATPKGEIKMMSQLINSAVFPGIQGGPLEHVIASKAVAFGEALTDEYFEYILQVKKNATVMAKAFVDKGYHVISGGTDNHLMLIDLRNKFPELTGRLAENTLVRADITVNKNMVPFDSRSPFQTSGLRIGTPAVTTRGLKEKHMTLIVDLIDEVLQKIEDEQTIISVRQKVNQMMESYPLFS; from the coding sequence ATGAAACGGGACAATCAGGTATTTCGTATTCTGGCAAAGGAAAAGAAAAGACAATTACACGGATTGGAATTGATTGCATCGGAGAATTTCGTCAGTGACCAGGTTTTAAAGGCCATGGGTTCGGTGATGACCAACAAATACGCCGAAGGCTACCCTGGTAAAAGATATTATGGCGGCTGCCAGTTTGTGGATGAGACTGAGCAACTGGCCATTGACCGGGCAAAGGAGCTTTTCAATTGTGAGTTTGCCAACGTTCAGCCCCATTCAGGAGCCCAGGCCAACATGGCTGTTTTTCTTGCTTTCCTGAAGCCGGGCGACAAGTTCATGGGGCTTGATCTGTCGCATGGGGGCCACCTGTCGCACGGATCGCCCGTCAACAGTTCGGGCATTCTTTATAAGCCATTCGCTTATGGCGTCAGCCAGGTTACCGGGACTGTAGATTACGACAAGATGGAAGAAACTGCCCTGCGGGAAATGCCGAAGATCATTATTGCCGGTGCCTCTGCATATTCGCGCGACTGGGACTATGTTCGGATGCGCAGCATAGCTGATAAGGTTGGCGCCCTGCTGATGGCCGACATTTCGCACCCCGCCGGCCTGATTGCACGAGGCCTCCTCAACGACCCGCTCCCCTACTGCCACGTGGTAACTACAACCACACATAAGACCCTCCGCGGGCCACGCGGCGGGATGATCCTGATGGGTAAGGATTTTGAAAATCCCTGGGGATGGGCTACACCCAAAGGTGAGATCAAAATGATGTCGCAACTCATCAACTCTGCCGTATTCCCCGGAATCCAGGGCGGCCCGCTCGAGCATGTCATCGCCTCTAAAGCGGTCGCTTTCGGCGAAGCTTTAACCGATGAATACTTCGAATACATCCTCCAGGTTAAGAAGAACGCCACCGTCATGGCGAAAGCTTTTGTCGACAAAGGCTATCACGTGATTTCCGGCGGTACCGATAATCACCTGATGCTGATCGACCTGCGTAATAAGTTTCCCGAACTGACCGGACGCCTGGCGGAAAACACCCTGGTGCGGGCCGATATCACCGTGAATAAAAATATGGTTCCATTCGACAGCCGTTCGCCTTTCCAGACCTCCGGCCTTCGCATCGGCACCCCGGCCGTTACTACCCGCGGCCTGAAAGAAAAGCACATGACCCTCATTGTCGACCTGATCGATGAAGTCCTTCAAAAGATCGAAGACGAGCAAACCATTATCAGCGTGAGGCAAAAAGTCAACCAGATGATGGAAAGTTATCCCCTGTTCTCTTAA